In a genomic window of Quercus lobata isolate SW786 chromosome 4, ValleyOak3.0 Primary Assembly, whole genome shotgun sequence:
- the LOC115986452 gene encoding rust resistance kinase Lr10-like, which produces MDDAIEIFLQSHNLMPIRYSYSQIKSMTNGFKDKLGQGGYGTVFKGKLQSGHPVAIKLLSKSKANGQDFMNEVATIGRIHHINVVQLIGFCVEGSKQALVYEFMPNGSLDKFIFPNRENSTILTWDRIYEIAVGVAQGIEYLHQGCDMQILHFDIKPHNILLDENFIPKVSDFGLAKLYSVDDSIVSLTAVQGTLGYIAPELFYKSIGGISYKADVYSFGMLLMEMVGRRKNLNASVEHLSQIYFPSWIYDKLDQGEDIEVLNATESEKKTLKKMIIVAFWCIQMKPINRPSMSKVLEMLEGPIELLQMPPKPFFGPEEMSIEDHTSNNSAGIPTSDSDSIVTLDKM; this is translated from the coding sequence ATGGACGATGCCATTGAAATATTCCTGCAGAGTCACAATTTAATGCCTATAAGGTACTCCTACTCTCAAATAAAGAGCATGACCAATGGTTTTAAGGATAAATTAGGTCAAGGAGGTTATGGCACAGTCTTCAAAGGAAAGCTTCAAAGTGGCCATCCTGTAGCGATAAAATTGTTGAGCAAGTCAAAAGCCAACGGGCAAGATTTCATGAATGAAGTTGCTACAATTGGAAGGATTCATCATATTAACGTGGTGCAACTAATTGGATTTTGTGTGGAAGgttctaaacaagctcttgtatATGAGTTCATGCCAAATGGATCTCTAGATAAGTTCATTTTCCCAAATAGAGAAAATAGTACCATCTTGACTTGGGATAGAATATATGAGATTGCAGTTGGAGTAGCTCAAGGAATTGAATATTTACATCAAGGTTGTGACATGCAAATTCTACACTTTGATATAAAGCCACATAATATTCTCCTTGATGAAAACTTTATTCCAAAAGTTTCAGATTTTGGCCTCGCAAAATTGTATTCGGTAGATGACAGCATTGTATCTCTCACTGCTGTACAAGGAACACTAGGATATATAGCTCCAGAATTATTCTACAAAAGCATTGGGGGCATATCATATAAAGctgatgtttatagttttggaaTGTTGTTGATGGAAATGGTGGGGAGAAGGAAAAATTTGAATGCATCTGTGGAGCATTTAAGTCAGATATACTTCCCTTCTTGGATATATGACAAACTCGATCAAGGTGAGGACATTGAGGTGTTAAATGCCACAGAAAGCGAGAAGAAAACATTAAAGAAGATGATCATAGTTGCATTTTGGTGCATTCAGATGAAGCCCATTAATCGTCCTTCCATGAGCAAAGTCTTGGAGATGCTCGAAGGCCCAATAGAGCTCTTGCAAATGCCTCCCAAACCTTTCTTTGGTCCTGAGGAGATGTCAATTGAGGACCACACTAGTAATAATTCTGCAGGGATACCTACTAGTGATTCGGATAGTATTGTCACCTTAGACAAAATGTAA